The Pyxidicoccus sp. MSG2 DNA segment GTCCTCGGTATTCTCACGCACGACGATGAGGTCCACGTTGTCGTAGCGCGTCTTCACGCTGGGCACGCTCTTCACGGGCCGCAGCGACGAGTACAGGTCCAGCCGCTTGCGCAGGCCGACGTTGGCCGACGGGAGGCCGCCGCCCACCACGGTGCCGGTGGGGCCCTTGAGCGCGACGCCGCTGCGCAGCACCGCCTCCACCGTCTCGTGGGGAAGGTTGGTGCCGTACTTGGCCACCACCTCGGTGCCGGCGTCCTTGTGCTCGAACTCGAGAGGCACCTTGAGCGCCTCGAGGACGCGCACGGTGGCCGCCATCACCTCGGGGCCGATGCCATCGCCATTGATGATCGTGACAGTACGGGTGTTCGCCATGGGTGCGGATTCACAGCACAAAACCCCAGGGCCCGAAAGGACGAAAACAGCCGCGTTTCAGCGGCGGGCATGGCGGCCATGAGTCCGGAAGGCCCGGGGGACGGGGGACGCCCGGCCCCTCTCCGGACGGGTGGGCCGGCCCCGGTGCCGCCGCTCAGTGCTCGGAAGACGACGACGGGCGAGGCGACGGGGGGCGGCGGTGGGCGGGCGTGCGGCGCCTGTGGATGGCGTAGGGCCGGTAGAACGACTCCCAGAGGGCGGCGCGTCGGCCCCGGGGGCGCGTGCGCAGCTCCCCCATGGGGGCGCGGATGAAGAAGGAGGAGATGAACAGGTAGGTGGCGGCGATGGTGAGGAAGACCAGGAAGGCCATCACCACGGGGCCGGGGAGCCAGGCCACATGGGCGCGGTACAGGAACTCGGCGAAGTCCTTCGGCGGCTTGGGGTGGCTGTAGACCTTCACGAACCACGTGGCCATCAGGACCATCAGGATGGGCCCGTAGGCGCGGTTGAGCCGCGTGGAGATGGCGGAGAAGAGCGACAGCTGGATTTGCGGGCGGGACATCTCCACCGCCAGTTCGCGCATCGCGTCCGGGTCCACGGGCTCGCGCCGGAGCATGGGCGCCCACCAACCGTCCTCCAGCAGACGGACCCGGCGGTTCCACAAGTCGTAGTAGCGGTAGCGCCGCGCCTCGATGAGGAGGAAGGACAACACCATCCAGATGCCCACCAGGAAGGTGACGTGGGAGCTCTGCGGTGTGGCGAAGCCGAAGGAGATGACGGCCGCCGTCGTGGTGAGCGCCCAGTTGGTGGTGGTGTCCAGGCGCGTGCGCCACGTGTCGGAGCGGCTCAGCTCGCCACGGAAGAGCTGCGCCATGGCCTGCTGCGAGAGCCAGGGCGGCTCCAGCAAGTCGTTCTTGTTGCGCTCGGTGCCTGCCATCCGTCCCTGCAAGGTGGGACGACTGCCAGGCGGATGCAACGCGGGTGATGACCGGCCAACGCGCGGTGGCGGGGCGGCGAGCAGCCAGGCAGGCGCAGGGTGGCCATGGCGGGCGGGCGTGCGCACCTTCCCGTCTTGAACGTGTCCGCCGTGAATCCCATCCAGGCCCTCTCCGACCTGCTCCAGGAAGAGCGCGAACGCGTGGCGCGCCTCTGGGCGAAGCGCCTGCGCGCCGAGACGTACGAGGTGGACATCCCGGGACGCGACTTGCGCGCCCCACTGCGCCGGCTCCTGGACGAGCTGGCCCGGCTGCTCAGGGACCGGGGGGATGATGCGGTGCGCCTGTGGCCGGAGGTGGTGCGCTCACACGGCGCCTTTCGCTACAGCCAGAGCTTCGACCCCGAGGACCTGACGCGCGAGTTCAAGTCCCTCGAGGAGGTGCTGCTGTACGTCTACGGGCGCCGCAACGGGAACTCCATCGAGCCCGAGGTGGCGGAGCTCATCGCCGAGCTGGTGTGGGAGGCGCACGCGGCGGCGCAGGCGTCCTATGCGCGGGTGCTGAAGACGGAGGAGGTGCGCTTCCGCGAGGCGGCGGTGATGGAGTCGGTGCTCAACCAGGTGGACGTGGGCATCCTCCTCGCGGAGGTGGACGGCACGGTGTCGTTCGTCACGCCGCCGGTGAGCCGGCTGATGGGGCTGCCCATGCGCGCGGTGCTGGGCGCGCGCGCGGCGAACACGCTCAGCCCGGTGCTGTCGCAGGTGAACGCGCGCCACCTGACCGGTGAGCCGTTCAAGGTGACGGACATGCCCTTCCTGCGCGCGCTCAAGGAGAAGGGGCCGGTGCGCGGGGTGATGATGGTGGTGGAGCGTCCCAGCGGCGGCGAGGCCACGCTGGAGCTGAGCGCCACGCCCGTCTGGGAGGAGGAGGGTGAGCTGGCCGGCGCCATCCAGACCTTCACCGACCGCACCGAGGCGGTGAACAAGACGAAGGCGCTGCAGAGCGCGCACGGCGAGCTGCGCCGCCTCCAGGGGCGCCTGTTGCAGCGCACCCGTCAGCAGGCGCTGGGGCAGCTGGCCAGCGGCGCGGCGCACGCGCTCAACAACTTCCTCAACGTGCTGCGGCTGCGAATCACGCTGTTGCAGCGCGAGTTCAAGGCCGAGCACCTGGAGGCGCTCGACAAGACGGTGGGGCAGATTGGCGAGCTGGTGGCGCGGCTGCAGGAGTTCAACGTGCAGCGCACCCAGGAGCAGCCCACCGACGTGCCGGTGGACCAGACGGTGCGCGAGGCGCTGGAGCTGGCGCGCGGGGAGCTGGAGCAGCGCGAGCACCCCGTCCACGTGGACCTGGACCTGGGCAGCCCGGGGCAGGTGCGTGCGGACGCGGGCTTCTTCCGCGAGCTCATCGTCAACCTGCTGCTCTCCGCGAGAGACCGCATGGAGAATGGAGGCCGGCTGCGCGTCACCACCCGTGCGGAGGGCGAGCCGTGGCTGACGTTGCGCATCGAGGACGAGGGCCCGCCGTACGCGGTGGAGGAGCTGACGCAGCTGTTCGACCCGCTGCGGAGGGACACCGGGGCGCCGCAGCTGTCGCTGTACCTGGCGGTGGCGCGCGCGCAGGTGCAGCGCTGGGGTGGCGAGCTGACGGCGGAGAACAGCACCTCGGGACACGGTGCGGCCTTCGTGGTGCGGCTGCCGCGCGTACATGAGGCGGCGGCGCAGGCGCCCCGCGGGGAGGCCTCGCGCGCGGAGGTGACGCGGCCGGAGGCGCCCCGGCGCTTCCAGAAGACGCGCCGCGTGCTGGTGGTGGATGACGATTTGGACAACGCGCGGATGATGGCGGAGGTGCTGGGCGAGGAGGGTTACGAGGTGCAGGTGGCCATCAGCCCGGAGGTGGCGCTGGGGATGTGGGACCGGCGCCGCTTCGATGCCGCGCTGCTGGACGCCGTCATGCCGGAGATGAGTGGGTGGGAGCTGGCGCGCGAGCTGCGACAGCGCTCGCCGCAGACGCTGCTCGCCATCGTCACCGGCATGGACGTGCGCGGGCAGAACCGCGCCAACCTGGCGCTGGTGGACGCGGTGTTCCGCAAGCCCATCGACGTGGGCGCGCTGGACGACTTCCTCGGCCAGTCGGAGGGCGGCGCGGGCGAGGGCGGGCCGGCCGGGGAGGCGGGCCCGGAGGCGCCGGACCTGGGCCCCTCGGGAATCCAGCACTGAGCGCGCCGCGCGAGGCCTTCACGCGGTGCGGGCCGTGTCGGCGGAGTTGCCACGCTTCACTCCCGCAGGCGTGAGCGAGCACCGGGCGACAGCCGGAGCACCTCGGGCGCGGACTTGAGGCGGCGCTTCAACTCCGGCTCCACGCGCGCGCTCCACGCCTGCGAGGCCGTGAGCCGTGACAGGCGCTCCTGGAGGGCCTCGGCGGAAGGCGCGCCGGAGAACCAGACGAAGACGTGCTCACCTTCCCGGACGGGCAGCGGGGTGAAGGTGTTGGGGCTGTCGTCCGTCTGGAAGTACGCCGAGACGGGCAGGCCGGCCTCGGCCAGCGCGGGCTTCAATTCGTTCTCGAAGAAGCGGACGAAGTCCTCATCCACTGGCGCGTCGAAGGAGTACACGGTGGCGAGGACCACGCTCGGGGGAATGGCGGTGGCACCCTTCGGGGGACGCTCGCCCAGGGGGTGGCCGAAGCCGGAGTCGGGGCGGGAGGGCTTGAGCAGCAGCACGTTGGAGGAGTCCAGCATGGTGCCGTTCGCCGTCTCGCGGTTCGCCTTCCAGACGGGGCCGCCGTAGAAGGTGGTGAGCCCCTGGTGTCGCGAGGCCATGTCGGAGAAGCCCCGGAGCCAGACGAAGCGCTCGGGCCGGTCGAGGTCGCGGAACTCCCCCGGAATGGGCATGCCGACGGCCTCCTGGCTTTCGATGAACTCGCGCTCGAAGAGGTCCACCAGCGTGTCCCGCTGTCCGGGCTTCAGGGTGTACTGGCGGAGCTCGACAATCGCGCAGCAGGAGTCGTGGGGCATGGAGGGCGCGTCCGTGGTGGGTCGGGAGCCCGCGCAGGCCAGCGAGAGCAGCAGGAGGGCGGGAGTGAAGACTTGAGGCCGTGGCATGGGCCGCAATGTCCATGCTGGAGTGGCCATCCTCAATGACCGCTTTGGCCGGCTACCGTATGGCCATTATCCTGCGGGCCATGAAGCGAGCCCCGTCGGGCATCGTCCCCATCATCGCGGTGGACCGCCGCTCGGCCGTGCCGCTGTACCGGCAGATATACGAGGGCTATCGCGAGGCCATCGTCGACCGGCGGCTGCGCGCGGGAGAGCGGCTGCCCTCGACGCGGAGCCTGTCCACCGAGCTGGGAATCTCCCGCATCCCCATCCTGGGCGCCTTCGAGCAGCTCCTCGCGGAGGGCTACTTCGAGAGCCGCGTGGGGGCGGGCACCTTCGTCGCCCGCTCGCTCCCCGACGAGGCGCCACCGGCCGATGCCCACGCCCCGGTGCGAGGCACCCCGGGCCGGCGCATCCTCTCGCAGGGGAGCGCGGTCCTCGGAGAGAGCCTCACGTCCGAGCCCTGGCACGGAGGCTGGGGCGCGTTTCGCGTGAGCCAGCCCGCGGTGGACCACTTCCCGTTCCAGGTCTGGTCGGCGCTGCTGGCGCGGCACTCGCGCAACCCCACCCGGAGCCTGCTGACCTATGGCGACCCCATGGGGTACCGGCCGTTTCGCGAGGCGCTCGCCGCGTACCTGCGCACGTCGCGCGCGGTGCGGTGCGAGGCGGACCACATCATGGTGGTGAGCGGCTCGCAGCAGGCGCTGGAATTGTCGGCGCGTGTGCTGCTGGACGCGCGCAGTCCCGTCTGGATGGAGGAACCGGGCTACCCGGGGGCGAAGGACGTGCTCACGATGGCGGGCGCTCGCATGGTGCCAGTGCCCGTGGACGCGGAGGGGCTGGACGTGAGCGCGGGCATCGAGCGCTGCGCGAATGCGAGGGCCGCGTATGTCACGCCTTCGCACCAGTACCCGCTCGGGGTGACGCTGAGCGCGTCGCGCCGGCTGCAATTGCTGGACTGGGCGCAGCGCAGCGGCGCGTGGATTCTGGAGGACGACTACGACAGCGAGTACCGCTACGAGAGCCTCCCCGTGTCCGCGCTGCAGGGGCTGGATAGGGATGCGCGCGTCATCTACATCGGGACCTTCAGCAAGGTGCTCTTCCCGGCGCTGCGGGTGGGTTACATGGTGCTCCCACCGGACCTCGTGCCGCGCTTCGCGCGCGTGCGCGATGCGATGGACATCTTCCCGCCCACGCTCTTCCAGGCGGCGCTGACGGACTTCCTCACCGAGGGCCACTTCGCGCGTCACCTGCGGAAGATGCGGCAGCTCTATCGCGAGCGGCGCACGGTGCTCGTGGAGTCGCTCGCCCAGGAACTGGGCGACACGGTGGAGGTCCTCGGCGCGCAGGCGGGCATGCACCTGGTGGCGGCCCTGCCGAAGCGCTTCAAGGACCGACAGCTCTCCGAGCGCGCCGCGAAGGAGGGCATCTGGGCCATGCCGCTGTCGTCCTGCTACCTGGAGAAGGCGTCCCGACCGGGGCTGGTGCTGGGGTACGGCGGTACGGACGCCGGGCGGATTCCGGACGCGGTGCGACGGCTCCGGAAGGCCATTCGCGCAGGCTGACAATCCTGCCCATGGGGTTGGGCCCGCCCGGGCGTGGCACTAGAGTCGCGCGGGTGAGCGCCTCCCAAGAACTGGAGCGCGTCCGCCGGAAGGTGGAGGCGGGCGAGAGTCTCAGCGACACGGAGTTGGAGTTGCTGCGCGTGGAGGCACGCAGCACGCCCGGCCCGACGCCGAGGCTCGCGGTGGCCCATGCGCTCATCAACGCGGGTGCAGAGCGCGAGGCCCTGCCATTGCTGGAGTCCCTGCGACGCGACTTCCCCCGGGACATACCCGTGCGTCTGGGCCTCGCCCGCGCGCTGCTGGGCCTGGAGCGCCATGGCGACGCGGAGGCGTTGCTGCGCGAGGTGCGGGCGCAGGAGCCGGATGACCCTGAAGTCCTCAAGGTGCTCGCGGTGCTCGGGCTGCGGCGCGGCGAGGCCGACAAGGCCCGCGCGTATGTGAAGGACGCGCTCGAGCGAGACCCCTTCGACGCCGAGGCCCGGCTGCTGAAGGAGGAGCTGGAGGCCGCCGACCTGCCGCCTCCGCCCGCGCCCCAGGAGCAGGTGCTGCGTCCGGAGTTCACCACGGCGCTCGCCGCCGCGCTGGGCCGGGCCCGGGTGACCTTCCGGCGGCAGGGGAAGGACCTGTTGGTGAAGCTCGCCTCGGGAGGAGTGGGGCGCGTGGACGTGGGCTCGCTGTACGCGGCGTGGTGTGAGTCGCCGGGCACGGAAGGGCTCACCGCGCACGTGGATGCGCTGGCGGCGCGGCTGGGAGGACTCTCCTCGGGTCTGAGCGCGGAGGGCGCCGCGCTGGAGTCACGGCTGCGGCCGGTGTTGCGGCCGGCGGACTTCGCGGCGCGGGCAGTGGGCGCGCTGCACCGGCCGGGCCCCGCGGGCCTGAAGGTCTTCTACGTGCTGGAGGACGCCGACTTCGTGCGCTACCTGCCGGAGTCCGCGCTGGCCCCCGTGGGACTCACGGCCGAGGCGGTGGACGCGGCGGCCTGGCGCAACCTGGAGGCGAGCCCCGCGCCGGTGCGGCCCGTCCTCATCGACCAGGGAGAGGTGCGGCTCGCGGAGGCCTTCTCCGGACTGTGGGCCGTGGCGGCGGGAGATGGCCACGACGGTGCACGCCTGCTCACCACGTCGCAGCGGGAGCGGTTGACGCTGGAGGCCGGTGACGAACCGCTGCGGGTGTCGCTGGGCCGACGGGAATTGGCCCTCGTCTGCCGCGAGTCGGACGCCGCCGCGCGGGAAGCGCTGGAGCGACTGGTGCCGTCTCCTGATGGGATTGCAGGCGTCTTCCGCCTCACCGCGGAGGGACTCTCCGCTGTGTGAAGGTCAGCCCGCGGTGGCCGTGGGCAGGTTCTCCACGAAGAGCACCTCGCGGTAGCCCAGCGTGAGCAGCAGTGCGCGCAGGGAGCGCTCCGCGGAGTCCCGGGCGCGCTGGCGCAGGCGAGAATCGGCGCGCACCTCCTGCTCGAAGGCCACGCGAGCCTTCTCCAGGAGCTGCGCCGTCTGCGCGCTGTCCAGGTTGGAGTCGATGACCTCCGTCTCCCCGGGGCGCAGCTCCACCTTCACCTCCAGCGGCGGCAGCACCACGTACACGCGGGTGCCAGCCACCTGGAGGTGGGACGCGTCGAAGCGCTGGAAGTCGAAGCCCAGCCGCGCGTCCGCGAAGACGATGGCGCGGCCATGCTGATTGCGAATCGTGTAGGCGGCCCAGCTCAGCACGTCCTTCCACAGCGCGTCGGTGGCCTCGGGCTGGGGACTGAAGGCCACCTTCTTGTAGAGGGACACATCCAGCGTCTCCAGCCGGGCCACGTCGCGCATCTGCTGCACGACGGACGGCGTGTCCGGCAGGGAGGTGGGCGGCGGGCGGAGGAGCAGCCAGGCGCCCACCGCGCCGAGCGTGGCACCCAGGAGGATGGTGAGGACTCGCGAGAGGTGCGCCATGGGGGCAGTGTACCTCCTTCCCTGGAGGGGACGTCTGGGGCACGGTGTGCGCACGGGAGCGACGTGTCGCGTGGAGGAAGTCGGGTGGAGCTGACGGACAACGAGGTCGAAGCGCTGGGGACGCGCGGATATTTCATCCGGCCCGCATTCCTGGGCGAGGCGCGGGCGCACGCGGCGCGGGACGAGGCCCTGGCCCGCGCGGACTCTGGCGGCCTGCGGCCCGCGGCCATCCGGCGCGGCGCGGACCGCACGCGAGACACGGCCGTGCGCGGAGACCTCATCGACTGGGTGCTGCCGGAGCCGGGCACGCCACTGGGCGTGCTGTGGGAGTCCTTCCGCGAGCTGGGCGAGGCCCTGTCCGCCGGCGCATACCTGGGGCTCGGGCGCTTCGACTTGCAGCTCGCCTGCTACCCGGGCGGAGGGGCTCACTACGCGCGCCACCGTGACGCGTTCCCCGGCCAGTCCAACCGGCGGGCCACGGCCATCTGGTACGCCAACGCGGGCTGGACGCCGGCACACGGCGGCGTGCTGCGCCTGTACCCGGAGGACTCGGCGCCGGTGGACGTGGAGCCCTCCCTGGACCGGCTGGTGGTGTTCCTGAGCGAGCGAATCGAGCACGAGGTGCTGCCCGCCTTCGCCCCGCGCCTTGCGCTCACCGCCTGGTACTACGGGCGCGACGCGGGCTGAGCCGCGCGCTCACACCGCGGGCGTCAGCAGCACGACGGAGTAGCCCACGGCCGTCTTCGTCCCCGGGTTCTCGTACGAGTGCTTCTGGTCGCCCCGGAAGACGACG contains these protein-coding regions:
- a CDS encoding response regulator — translated: MSAVNPIQALSDLLQEERERVARLWAKRLRAETYEVDIPGRDLRAPLRRLLDELARLLRDRGDDAVRLWPEVVRSHGAFRYSQSFDPEDLTREFKSLEEVLLYVYGRRNGNSIEPEVAELIAELVWEAHAAAQASYARVLKTEEVRFREAAVMESVLNQVDVGILLAEVDGTVSFVTPPVSRLMGLPMRAVLGARAANTLSPVLSQVNARHLTGEPFKVTDMPFLRALKEKGPVRGVMMVVERPSGGEATLELSATPVWEEEGELAGAIQTFTDRTEAVNKTKALQSAHGELRRLQGRLLQRTRQQALGQLASGAAHALNNFLNVLRLRITLLQREFKAEHLEALDKTVGQIGELVARLQEFNVQRTQEQPTDVPVDQTVREALELARGELEQREHPVHVDLDLGSPGQVRADAGFFRELIVNLLLSARDRMENGGRLRVTTRAEGEPWLTLRIEDEGPPYAVEELTQLFDPLRRDTGAPQLSLYLAVARAQVQRWGGELTAENSTSGHGAAFVVRLPRVHEAAAQAPRGEASRAEVTRPEAPRRFQKTRRVLVVDDDLDNARMMAEVLGEEGYEVQVAISPEVALGMWDRRRFDAALLDAVMPEMSGWELARELRQRSPQTLLAIVTGMDVRGQNRANLALVDAVFRKPIDVGALDDFLGQSEGGAGEGGPAGEAGPEAPDLGPSGIQH
- a CDS encoding DUF4230 domain-containing protein, which produces MAHLSRVLTILLGATLGAVGAWLLLRPPPTSLPDTPSVVQQMRDVARLETLDVSLYKKVAFSPQPEATDALWKDVLSWAAYTIRNQHGRAIVFADARLGFDFQRFDASHLQVAGTRVYVVLPPLEVKVELRPGETEVIDSNLDSAQTAQLLEKARVAFEQEVRADSRLRQRARDSAERSLRALLLTLGYREVLFVENLPTATAG
- a CDS encoding NIPSNAP family protein, which codes for MPRPQVFTPALLLLSLACAGSRPTTDAPSMPHDSCCAIVELRQYTLKPGQRDTLVDLFEREFIESQEAVGMPIPGEFRDLDRPERFVWLRGFSDMASRHQGLTTFYGGPVWKANRETANGTMLDSSNVLLLKPSRPDSGFGHPLGERPPKGATAIPPSVVLATVYSFDAPVDEDFVRFFENELKPALAEAGLPVSAYFQTDDSPNTFTPLPVREGEHVFVWFSGAPSAEALQERLSRLTASQAWSARVEPELKRRLKSAPEVLRLSPGARSRLRE
- a CDS encoding 2OG-Fe(II) oxygenase, which produces MELTDNEVEALGTRGYFIRPAFLGEARAHAARDEALARADSGGLRPAAIRRGADRTRDTAVRGDLIDWVLPEPGTPLGVLWESFRELGEALSAGAYLGLGRFDLQLACYPGGGAHYARHRDAFPGQSNRRATAIWYANAGWTPAHGGVLRLYPEDSAPVDVEPSLDRLVVFLSERIEHEVLPAFAPRLALTAWYYGRDAG
- a CDS encoding tetratricopeptide repeat protein — encoded protein: MGLGPPGRGTRVARVSASQELERVRRKVEAGESLSDTELELLRVEARSTPGPTPRLAVAHALINAGAEREALPLLESLRRDFPRDIPVRLGLARALLGLERHGDAEALLREVRAQEPDDPEVLKVLAVLGLRRGEADKARAYVKDALERDPFDAEARLLKEELEAADLPPPPAPQEQVLRPEFTTALAAALGRARVTFRRQGKDLLVKLASGGVGRVDVGSLYAAWCESPGTEGLTAHVDALAARLGGLSSGLSAEGAALESRLRPVLRPADFAARAVGALHRPGPAGLKVFYVLEDADFVRYLPESALAPVGLTAEAVDAAAWRNLEASPAPVRPVLIDQGEVRLAEAFSGLWAVAAGDGHDGARLLTTSQRERLTLEAGDEPLRVSLGRRELALVCRESDAAAREALERLVPSPDGIAGVFRLTAEGLSAV
- a CDS encoding PLP-dependent aminotransferase family protein; this translates as MKRAPSGIVPIIAVDRRSAVPLYRQIYEGYREAIVDRRLRAGERLPSTRSLSTELGISRIPILGAFEQLLAEGYFESRVGAGTFVARSLPDEAPPADAHAPVRGTPGRRILSQGSAVLGESLTSEPWHGGWGAFRVSQPAVDHFPFQVWSALLARHSRNPTRSLLTYGDPMGYRPFREALAAYLRTSRAVRCEADHIMVVSGSQQALELSARVLLDARSPVWMEEPGYPGAKDVLTMAGARMVPVPVDAEGLDVSAGIERCANARAAYVTPSHQYPLGVTLSASRRLQLLDWAQRSGAWILEDDYDSEYRYESLPVSALQGLDRDARVIYIGTFSKVLFPALRVGYMVLPPDLVPRFARVRDAMDIFPPTLFQAALTDFLTEGHFARHLRKMRQLYRERRTVLVESLAQELGDTVEVLGAQAGMHLVAALPKRFKDRQLSERAAKEGIWAMPLSSCYLEKASRPGLVLGYGGTDAGRIPDAVRRLRKAIRAG
- a CDS encoding DUF2270 domain-containing protein, whose translation is MAGTERNKNDLLEPPWLSQQAMAQLFRGELSRSDTWRTRLDTTTNWALTTTAAVISFGFATPQSSHVTFLVGIWMVLSFLLIEARRYRYYDLWNRRVRLLEDGWWAPMLRREPVDPDAMRELAVEMSRPQIQLSLFSAISTRLNRAYGPILMVLMATWFVKVYSHPKPPKDFAEFLYRAHVAWLPGPVVMAFLVFLTIAATYLFISSFFIRAPMGELRTRPRGRRAALWESFYRPYAIHRRRTPAHRRPPSPRPSSSSEH